The genomic segment TCTGTTCATTTAGTGGTTGCGAATGACTACAATTTTAAGATGTGGAATCGTCCGTTTAAATTGGTTTCTGAACTCTATTTTAAATCCATGTCGGATGTTAATACCTATACAATTGATAATGTTCGTATTCGGTATGCAGCCAACAATTTGGCGAAGGCCTATGCACAAGGTCTTGACTTCCGATTGAATGGGGAATTTGTTCCCGGAACGGAGTCTTGGTTTAGTTTTGGGTATTTGAAAACAGAGGAAAATAGTGAAAACAGAGGATATATTGCGCGACCAACGGACCAGTTATTAAAGTTTGGTATTTTATTTCAAGATTATATGCCCACTATTCCGAGTATGAAAGTGTATTTAAATTTAGTCTATAATACGGGATTACCAGGCGGTTCTCCTTCGTATGCAGATCCGTATCAATATCAAAATAGACTGCGGGATTACCGTCGAGCGGATGTTGGTTTTTCTAAAGTATTGATTGATAATTATAGTAATTCAAAGAAGAAGAATTGGCTAGGTAATTTTAAAGAATTAGCTGTAGGAGCAGAGATATTTAATCTATTTAATAATCAAAATGCGATCACCAATACTTGGGTTCGGGATGTGTATTCTAAAAATCAATACGCTATTCCGAATTACATGACTACACGAGTTTTTAATATCAAATTGACGGCTAAATTATAGTCTAAATTAAGATATCACTTTCTAAATCTGATTTTTCAATTTCAATATCAAAACCTAATTTAGATACTAATTCTATAACCAAGTTTTTGTACCAGTTTTCAGATTTTGGATGAATGTAAATTTTATCAATCAATTGGCTGATATCCACATTGATTTTAATTCCATCATTAATGTTGATTTTAGTATCGGAAGTATCAGATATAATTCGGACTTCACGTTCGTATTGAAAGCTTTTTCGTTTGAACAAGAAGGGAAAAAATAAATCATCAAACGGAATATATTCTTTCTTATAATCGATATAATTCACTTGCCCGATGTATTGCTTTAAGTTTTTTTCAGGTTCCAATGCTTTTTGCAATCGCCCAATAGTAGATTGGATAGCCAATCCTTCACTGTTTTGTGTGAAAATTTGCCACATAGCGAAAGATTCGTATTCATTGATGTGCCAACTACTAATAGCTACTTTTTCGCGGTGGGTTTTGTAATAATTTAAAAATTCAGGATTGTTAACAGCTAATTTTTTAATCTCCTCAAAAGTGGGTTCGCTAAAAGTACCTTCGTATTGGTCTTCAAATTTATCAGAACGCGACATGAATAACTTTTGAGAAAGTAACAAATCCAAAAATTTAGACAAATCCAAATATTTCCAAACAATGGTGTTTGGATCTTCAGGGAGTTTAATATTTGGACTTGATAAATACATTTTTATTCGAGTGATTGCATACTCACCAATTTGTTGTAGGTTCCGTTCAATGCAATTAATTCTTCATGAGTGCCTTGTTCTACAATTCGACCTTTTTGCATTACAACAATTTTGTTTGCTTTTTGAATAGTAGAGAGGCGGTGTGCAATAACAATAGATGTTCGGTTTTGCATCATATTTTCGAGGGCTACTTGCACAAATTTTTCACTTTCAGTATCCAATGCTGAAGTCGCCTCGTCTAAAATCATAATTGGTGGATTTTTTAAAACTGCACGTGCAATCGATAGACGTTGTTTTTGACCTCCTGATAATTTATTACCGCTATCACCTATATTAGTGTGAATTCCATGAGGCAATTCGTTCACAAATTCAAAAGCATTGGCAATTTTTAGGGCTTCGATAATTTCTTCATCAGTAGCATCCTCTTTTCCTAAAGCAATATTAGCTTTTATTGTGTCATTAAATAATATACTGTCTTGAGTAACTAGGCCTATTAAACCTCGCAAGCAATGAATATCTAATTTTTTAATATCAATACCATCAATTTGAATGGTACCTTCGTTCACATCATAAAAGCGAGTCAATAAATTGGCAATTGTACTTTTTCCGCTACCAGATTGACCTACTAACGCAACTGTTTGCCCTTTGTTTACCTCTAATGAAAACTCTTTCAGTACATTATCATCTTTGTATTTAAAGTTGATATTTGAGATGGTAATATTTGAATCAAATGATTTTTTAATTATGGCATTTTTATCATTTGGAATGGTGTTTTCAATTTCTAAAACTTCAAAAACACGTTCGGCGGCAGCTAATCCATTTTTAACAGCATAAGAAGCTTTAGAGATGTTTTTGGCAGGTGTCAATATGTTGTAAGCAAGTAACATATATACAAGAAATAGCGAGCCATCCAATGTTTTGTCGACTAATACTAGATTGCCCCCATACCAAAGTAAGGTTGCTATGGTCACAATTCCCATAAATTCGCTTAAGGGTGAAGCTAAATTATTTTTGTTTCCAATTAAATTTGAAAAAACAAAAAGTCTGTTGATGGAATCTCCAAACATAGTTTTGAATATTCCTTCAGCATTGTAACTTTTGATTACTTTAAGTCCAGATAAACTTTCTTCAACTAAAGAAATAAAAT from the Flavobacterium ammonificans genome contains:
- a CDS encoding ABC transporter ATP-binding protein — encoded protein: MEKNLIKLLPYTKPYKTNIVLNIVYNILYALFSTLSMITLFPLLEVLFKKSNEVIKEPVFNGIENIGKFGKEWLFYNISHLNKTQGPESALLLVVVLVIITFLLKNVFNFLASYHITHLKNGVLRDLRKTMYDKIVELPIPYYSEKRKGDMMARMLGDVNEVQNSFFSILELIVKEPLTILFTIIAMLNISVNLTLFVFIFIPISGFVISKVGKSLKAKSTRAQEESGYFISLVEESLSGLKVIKSYNAEGIFKTMFGDSINRLFVFSNLIGNKNNLASPLSEFMGIVTIATLLWYGGNLVLVDKTLDGSLFLVYMLLAYNILTPAKNISKASYAVKNGLAAAERVFEVLEIENTIPNDKNAIIKKSFDSNITISNINFKYKDDNVLKEFSLEVNKGQTVALVGQSGSGKSTIANLLTRFYDVNEGTIQIDGIDIKKLDIHCLRGLIGLVTQDSILFNDTIKANIALGKEDATDEEIIEALKIANAFEFVNELPHGIHTNIGDSGNKLSGGQKQRLSIARAVLKNPPIMILDEATSALDTESEKFVQVALENMMQNRTSIVIAHRLSTIQKANKIVVMQKGRIVEQGTHEELIALNGTYNKLVSMQSLE